In one window of Bacillota bacterium DNA:
- a CDS encoding VWA domain-containing protein produces the protein MSDMTSTRDRKKLVVLLDGSSSMGELYRGRSRFEAALQMIKAFCSEIPKTFGVELVVFGDGAREPLSFEGPEELLAEWDTRVMEYLSGYPRGGSAIWDCLGMQAERVISTSAPGTQVKIFLITDGQDNRSIVYKDEKAVRDALLAGKTEIDDLTVVYLGDDTDDKSRLEDLIRSIGGGIFGPEITLDDSQLKQIAKSMKGPSIPPPLPIRVPVLSFLDGEDNSSLSGTTEEVEKIQGLAAQAIAFLEELTGLRYYPVPTLLVPRNVVADLREHTELYTVRLKRIARILLSLCLAIHVRCYLDREEEHALISFLCDQKPENPKPVWLPHICLRDKYRCQLIHGLCEGAVLGNAIEYINGGTFRVYIDGTSDCPSQVKELLEYVIQLLDEVSRMRPGRRFRHWAQGYWGGAGMLEPADRAFMKGWLAERNLPYWGDTPGEEPEVSTVRDILKVLGEELVEGLRQVKRHKSRIHAFFIEDVPTYGLYVPRGPQGVHSSSSGFLKARHNKQPDIGMQAFGKVLLSNSAIKDFGNELAELLGASSMVIDDRGFGIKYELPHHLRPKWEHLTTAFLQSVIIHEHAHAIFAEGIGEHGR, from the coding sequence ATGTCTGACATGACGAGCACTCGTGACCGGAAGAAGCTTGTTGTGTTGCTGGATGGCTCCTCTTCTATGGGTGAATTGTACAGAGGTCGCTCGAGGTTTGAAGCAGCTCTTCAGATGATCAAGGCGTTCTGCAGCGAGATACCCAAGACCTTCGGGGTGGAGCTTGTTGTTTTCGGCGACGGGGCCAGGGAACCGCTCTCGTTCGAGGGGCCTGAGGAGCTGTTGGCAGAATGGGACACGCGAGTCATGGAGTACCTTTCGGGCTACCCCCGTGGCGGAAGTGCCATATGGGACTGCCTCGGTATGCAAGCTGAGCGTGTTATCAGTACATCTGCCCCGGGCACGCAAGTCAAGATCTTCCTGATAACAGACGGCCAGGACAACAGAAGCATCGTCTACAAAGACGAGAAGGCCGTAAGGGATGCGCTTCTTGCTGGAAAGACCGAGATAGACGATTTGACCGTCGTTTATCTGGGTGATGATACAGACGACAAGTCCAGGCTAGAGGACCTCATACGCAGTATAGGCGGAGGCATATTCGGACCGGAAATCACACTGGACGACTCCCAGCTTAAGCAGATAGCGAAGTCCATGAAGGGTCCGTCTATTCCGCCGCCACTTCCGATTCGTGTTCCCGTCTTATCCTTTCTCGACGGAGAAGACAACTCGTCGTTGTCGGGTACGACGGAGGAGGTTGAGAAGATTCAAGGACTCGCTGCCCAGGCCATCGCCTTTCTCGAGGAACTGACAGGGCTTCGCTATTATCCCGTGCCGACACTCCTGGTCCCGCGGAATGTGGTCGCTGATCTACGTGAACACACGGAACTCTACACGGTTCGTCTCAAGCGCATCGCCCGAATACTGTTGTCCCTTTGCTTGGCTATCCACGTGCGCTGCTATTTGGATCGCGAAGAAGAGCATGCCCTGATTTCCTTTCTGTGTGACCAGAAGCCTGAGAATCCGAAGCCTGTGTGGCTGCCCCATATCTGTCTGCGCGATAAGTACCGGTGTCAACTTATCCATGGTCTCTGCGAGGGTGCCGTTCTGGGTAATGCCATAGAGTATATCAATGGGGGTACATTCCGAGTCTATATCGACGGAACCAGCGATTGCCCCTCTCAGGTCAAAGAGCTACTTGAGTATGTCATCCAGTTGCTAGACGAAGTCAGTCGAATGCGACCGGGAAGGCGCTTTCGTCATTGGGCACAAGGATACTGGGGAGGAGCGGGAATGCTGGAACCGGCCGACAGGGCGTTCATGAAAGGTTGGCTGGCTGAAAGAAATCTCCCCTACTGGGGTGATACCCCCGGTGAAGAGCCGGAGGTGTCGACGGTGCGTGACATACTCAAGGTTCTTGGCGAAGAACTCGTCGAAGGACTTCGCCAGGTCAAGCGGCATAAGTCGCGCATTCACGCGTTCTTTATAGAGGACGTACCAACTTACGGGCTGTATGTGCCGAGAGGGCCCCAGGGCGTGCACAGCTCGTCAAGCGGGTTCCTCAAAGCTCGGCATAACAAGCAACCGGATATCGGGATGCAGGCGTTCGGCAAGGTCCTGCTTTCCAACTCTGCCATCAAGGATTTCGGGAACGAACTTGCGGAATTGCTGGGCGCATCATCGATGGTCATCGACGATAGGGGTTTTGGCATAAAGTACGAGTTGCCTCACCATCTTCGTCCAAAGTGGGAGCACCTAACCACGGCATTTCTCCAGAGTGTCATTATCCATGAGCACGCTCATGCGATCTTCGCCGAGGGGATCGGTGAACACGGGAGGG